The following proteins come from a genomic window of Salvia hispanica cultivar TCC Black 2014 chromosome 4, UniMelb_Shisp_WGS_1.0, whole genome shotgun sequence:
- the LOC125224423 gene encoding serine/threonine-protein kinase BSK5 isoform X1, whose amino-acid sequence MGAKCSKFSFCWWHSHLKPSVLQSTDPENGEKNTFPSFREFSWEELKTATKGFSSDNIVSEHGEKAPNVVYKGFLDTEGWIAVKRFNKSAWPDPRQFIDEAKAVGNLRSERLSNLIGFCFEGEERLLVAEFMPNETLAKHLFHWENQPMKWAMRLRVALYLAQALDYCSSRGRALYHDLNAYRVLFDQDGNPRLSCFGLMKNSRDGKSYSTNLAFTPPEYLRTGRVTPESVVYSFGTMLLDLLSGKHIPPSHALDLIRGKNFLMLMDSCLEGHFSNDEGTELVRLATRCLQYEARERPNAKTLVTSLMSLEKETEVPSYVLLGIPQGKTGCTVPLLLTPMGEACLRMDLTAIHEILDKAGYKDDEGIANELSFQLWTSQMQETLNSKKQGDAAFRAKDFATAIDCYSQFIEGGTMVSPTVYGRRCVCYLMSDMPNQALGDAMQALAISPQWLTAFHLQAAALFTLGMENDAQESLQEASNLEAKRNKI is encoded by the exons ATGGGTGCAAAGTGCTCCAAGTTCTCATTTTGCTGGTGGCATTCTCATCTCAAACCATCTGTTCTTCAATCCACTGATCCGG AGAATGGGGAGAAAAATACTTTCCCGAGCTTCAGAGAGTTCAGCTGGGAGGAACTGAAAACTGCAACAAAAGGATTTTCTTCAGACAACATAGTCTCTGAGCATGGTGAGAAGGCTCCTAACGTTGTTTACAAAGGTTTTCTTGATACCGAAGGCTGGATTGCTGTTAAGCGCTTCAACAAGTCTGCTTGGCCTGATCCTCGCCAATTTATA GATGAAGCTAAGGCGGTGGGGAACTTGAGAAGCGAACGATTGTCTAATCTGATTGGATTTTGCTTTGAAGGAGAGGAGAGATTGTTGGTGGCAGAGTTTATGCCTAATGAGACTTTGGCCAAGCATTTATTTCACT GGGAGAATCAACCCATGAAATGGGCAATGAGGTTGAGGGTGGCCTTGTATTTGGCACAAGCTCTGGACTACTGCAGCAGTCGAGGCCGGGCTTTGTATCATGATCTTAATGCTTACAGAGTCTTGTTTGATCAG GATGGCAATCCCAGGCTCTCTTGTTTCGGGTTGATGAAGAATAGTCGAGACGGAAAAAGTTACAGCACAAACTTAGCCTTCACTCCTCCAGAGTATTTGAGAACTG GAAGAGTGACTCCAGAAAGTGTGGTTTACAGCTTTGGAACTATGTTGCTTGATCTCCTAAGTGGCAAACATATCCCTCCAAGCCAT GCACTTGATCTCATCCGCGGAAAGAACTTTCTGATGCTGATGGACTCCTGTCTGGAGGGACATTTCTCCAATGACGAGGGAACTGAGCTGGTCCGGCTAGCCACCCGTTGCTTGCAGTACGAAGCTCGGGAGAGGCCAAACGCAAAGACCCTAGTCACGTCCCTCATGTCACTCGAGAAAGAAACTGAG GTCCCTTCCTACGTTTTACTAGGCATCCCACAAGGAAAAACCGGCTGCACGGTGCCACTTCTGCTGACTCCAATGGGGGAAGCATGCCTGAGAATGGATCTCACTGCCATACACGAAATCCTTGACAAGGCAGGATACAAAGATGACGAGGGAATTGCCAATGAG CTATCTTTTCAGTTGTGGACCAGCCAAATGCAGGAGACCTTGAACTCCAAGAAGCAAGGAGACGCCGCATTTCGCGCCAAGGACTTCGCCACTGCCATTGACTGCTACTCACAG TTCATCGAAGGTGGGACGATGGTTTCTCCGACGGTGTATGGGAGGCGGTGCGTGTGCTATCTGATGAGCGACATGCCTAATCAAGCACTCGGAGATGCGATGCAAGCACTGGCGATATCGCCACAGTGGCTGACTGCTTTTCATCTTCAAGCAGCTGCGCTCTTCACACTTGGGATGGAGAATGATGCCCAAGAATCGCTGCAAGAAGCCTCAAATTTGGAAGCAAAacgaaacaaaatttga
- the LOC125224427 gene encoding mitochondrial import inner membrane translocase subunit TIM10, with protein sequence MAASNAPSAHEREQIIGMMEKEMEYRVDMFNKLTHTCFSKCIENKYKEAELNMGENSCIDRCVSKYWQVTNLVGQLLGNSRPPM encoded by the exons ATGGCTGCAAGCAACGCCCCATCTGCTCATGAGAGGGAACAG ATTATTGGAATGATGGAGAAGGAGATGGAGTACAGGGTTGATATGTTTAACAA GCTTACACACACGTGTTTCAGCAAGTGCATCGAGAACAA GTACAAGGAAGCTGAGTTAAACATGGGGGAAAACAGCTGCATTGACCGCTGTGTTTCGAAATATTGGCAG GTGACTAACTTAGTTGGCCAACTGCTAGGCAACAGTCGACCTCCAATGTAG
- the LOC125224423 gene encoding serine/threonine-protein kinase BSK5 isoform X2: protein MGAKCSKFSFCWWHSHLKPSVLQSTDPENGEKNTFPSFREFSWEELKTATKGFSSDNIVSEHGEKAPNVVYKGFLDTEGWIAVKRFNKSAWPDPRQFIDEAKAVGNLRSERLSNLIGFCFEGEERLLVAEFMPNETLAKHLFHWENQPMKWAMRLRVALYLAQALDYCSSRGRALYHDLNAYRVLFDQDGNPRLSCFGLMKNSRDGKSYSTNLAFTPPEYLRTGRVTPESVVYSFGTMLLDLLSGKHIPPSHALDLIRGKNFLMLMDSCLEGHFSNDEGTELVRLATRCLQYEARERPNAKTLVTSLMSLEKETEVPSYVLLGIPQGKTGCTVPLLLTPMGEACLRMDLTAIHEILDKAGYKDDEGIANELWTSQMQETLNSKKQGDAAFRAKDFATAIDCYSQFIEGGTMVSPTVYGRRCVCYLMSDMPNQALGDAMQALAISPQWLTAFHLQAAALFTLGMENDAQESLQEASNLEAKRNKI, encoded by the exons ATGGGTGCAAAGTGCTCCAAGTTCTCATTTTGCTGGTGGCATTCTCATCTCAAACCATCTGTTCTTCAATCCACTGATCCGG AGAATGGGGAGAAAAATACTTTCCCGAGCTTCAGAGAGTTCAGCTGGGAGGAACTGAAAACTGCAACAAAAGGATTTTCTTCAGACAACATAGTCTCTGAGCATGGTGAGAAGGCTCCTAACGTTGTTTACAAAGGTTTTCTTGATACCGAAGGCTGGATTGCTGTTAAGCGCTTCAACAAGTCTGCTTGGCCTGATCCTCGCCAATTTATA GATGAAGCTAAGGCGGTGGGGAACTTGAGAAGCGAACGATTGTCTAATCTGATTGGATTTTGCTTTGAAGGAGAGGAGAGATTGTTGGTGGCAGAGTTTATGCCTAATGAGACTTTGGCCAAGCATTTATTTCACT GGGAGAATCAACCCATGAAATGGGCAATGAGGTTGAGGGTGGCCTTGTATTTGGCACAAGCTCTGGACTACTGCAGCAGTCGAGGCCGGGCTTTGTATCATGATCTTAATGCTTACAGAGTCTTGTTTGATCAG GATGGCAATCCCAGGCTCTCTTGTTTCGGGTTGATGAAGAATAGTCGAGACGGAAAAAGTTACAGCACAAACTTAGCCTTCACTCCTCCAGAGTATTTGAGAACTG GAAGAGTGACTCCAGAAAGTGTGGTTTACAGCTTTGGAACTATGTTGCTTGATCTCCTAAGTGGCAAACATATCCCTCCAAGCCAT GCACTTGATCTCATCCGCGGAAAGAACTTTCTGATGCTGATGGACTCCTGTCTGGAGGGACATTTCTCCAATGACGAGGGAACTGAGCTGGTCCGGCTAGCCACCCGTTGCTTGCAGTACGAAGCTCGGGAGAGGCCAAACGCAAAGACCCTAGTCACGTCCCTCATGTCACTCGAGAAAGAAACTGAG GTCCCTTCCTACGTTTTACTAGGCATCCCACAAGGAAAAACCGGCTGCACGGTGCCACTTCTGCTGACTCCAATGGGGGAAGCATGCCTGAGAATGGATCTCACTGCCATACACGAAATCCTTGACAAGGCAGGATACAAAGATGACGAGGGAATTGCCAATGAG TTGTGGACCAGCCAAATGCAGGAGACCTTGAACTCCAAGAAGCAAGGAGACGCCGCATTTCGCGCCAAGGACTTCGCCACTGCCATTGACTGCTACTCACAG TTCATCGAAGGTGGGACGATGGTTTCTCCGACGGTGTATGGGAGGCGGTGCGTGTGCTATCTGATGAGCGACATGCCTAATCAAGCACTCGGAGATGCGATGCAAGCACTGGCGATATCGCCACAGTGGCTGACTGCTTTTCATCTTCAAGCAGCTGCGCTCTTCACACTTGGGATGGAGAATGATGCCCAAGAATCGCTGCAAGAAGCCTCAAATTTGGAAGCAAAacgaaacaaaatttga
- the LOC125217699 gene encoding uncharacterized protein LOC125217699 produces the protein MEVSNFSAMYFKPQLNRSSLIRDAKDDAMLHCRERRHLAALCANSSGMLRHHLYPCLHRRNNVVLGGREDNFQLISRARTSRAGNYVQGSRSRLLVSCQVTREESGGTMSGESILLNEQTLERELQIAIEEENYSQAAKIRDSLRLLQEDSKASVLAANSRFYNSFRNGDLASMQALWSKGNHVCVVHPGVSGISGYDLVMGSWEFVWADYEFPLEIEIKDVQVHVRGEVGYVTCIEMVKTKGSSWGRHFASNVFEKIDGQWFLCIHHASYVDL, from the exons ATGGAAGTGTCAAATTTTTCCGCGATGTATTTCAAGCCCCAGCTGAACCGTTCTAGTTTAATTAGGGATGCAAAAGATGAt GCAATGTTGCACTGCAGAGAACGTAGACATTTAGCTGCGTTATGCGCCAACAGCAGTGGGATGCTTCGTCATCATCTTTACCCTTGTCTTCACAGGAGAAACAATGTGGTTTTAGGTGGAAGAGAAGATAATTTCCAACTTATCTCCAGGGCTCGAACTTCACG AGCAGGGAATTATGTGCAAGGATCGAGATCACGGTTGCTGGTATCGTGCCAGGTGACGAGAGAAGAGTCTGGTGGAACCATGAGTGGTGAAAGCATCTTGCTGAACGAACAGACATTGGAGCGGGAGTTGCAGATTGCCATTGAGGAAGAGAACTACTCCCAGGCAGCAAAGATCAGGGACAGCCTTCGACTTCTCCAGGAGGATAGCAAGGCTTCAGTCTTAGCAGCAAACTCTCGATTTTACAACTCGTTCAGAAATGGGGATTTAGCTTCAATGCAAGCTCTCTGGTCGAAGGGAAACCATGTGTGTGTCGTGCACCCTGGTGTGAGTGGCATCTCTGGTTATGACCTGGTGATGGGGAGCTGGGAATTTGTTTGGGCTGACTACGAGTTCCCCCTCGAGATTGAGATCAAGGACGTACAGGTCCACGTGAGAGGTGAGGTTGGCTATGTTACCTGCATCGAAATGGTGAAGACCAAGGGGAGTAGCTGGGGAAGGCATTTTGCGTCGAATGTTTTTGAGAAGATTGATGGCCAGTGGTTTCTATGCATTCACCATGCCTCATATGTGGATCTTTGA
- the LOC125224426 gene encoding phosphatidylinositol:ceramide inositolphosphotransferase 2-like: MSFYVRREASKLWKRFCAEIATELNLLAENWKYILGGIVCQYIHGLAARGVHYFHRPGPTLQDVGFFLLPELGQERAYISETLFSFIFLSFVLWTFHPFILKTKKIYTVLIWCRVLAFLVACQFLRIITFYSTQLPGPNYHCREGSKLATLPPPNNVLQALLIVPSGVLYGCGDLIFSSHMIFSLVFVRTYHKYGTRRFVKQLSWLTAVIQSLLIVASRKHYTVDVIVAWYTVNLVVFFLDKKLPELPDRSSASAALFLPLTKDNKTKEENHKLLNGNSGDAADWRPRTQINGKIMEEGNVVHVEAVISGV; this comes from the exons ATGTCGTTTTACGTTCGTCGCGAGGCTTCAAAG TTATGGAAGAGATTTTGTGCGGAGATTGCAACAGAGCTCAACCTTCTTGCAGAAAATTGGAAGTATATTTTAGGCGGTATCGTTTGCCAG TACATCCACGGGCTAGCAGCGCGAGGGGTTCATTATTTTCATCGGCCGGGACCAACACTTCAGGATGTTGGCTTCTTCCTTCTTCCG GAACTTGGCCAAGAAAGAGCTTACATTAGTGAAACACtgttttccttcattttcctGTCTTTTGTTTTG TGGACTTTCCATCCTTTCATATTGAAGACCAAAAAGATTTACACAGTCCTGATATGGTGCAGGGTCCTCGCATTTTTAGTC GCATGCCAGTTTCTTCGCATCATAACTTTCTACTCTACGCAGCTGCCCGGTCCAAATTATCATTGCCGAGAg GGTTCGAAGCTCGCCACACTGCCTCCTccaaacaatgttttacaaGCTCTATTAATAG TTCCTAGTGGGGTTCTTTATGGCTGtggtgatttaatattttcgtCTCACATGATATTCTCCCTAGTCTTTGTGCGGACATACCACAAGTATGGTACTCGAAG GTTTGTTAAGCAGTTATCCTGGTTAACCGCTGTAATTCAAAGCTTGTTGATTGTGGCATCTCGTAAGCACTACACAGTTGATGTCATCGTGGCATGGTACACTGTAAATTTGGTCGTGTTCTTTCTCGACAAGAAGTTGCCAG AACTACCCGACCGTTCGAGTGCATCTGCAGCATTGTTCCTCCCTCTGACCAAGGATAACAAGACCAAAGAAGAGAAtcacaaattattaaatggGAATTCCGGGGATGCTGCTGACTGG AGGCCAAGAACTCAAATCAACGGCAAGATCATGGAAGAAGGCAATGTCGTGCATGTTGAAGCAGTCATCAGCGGCGTCTAA